The Actinomycetota bacterium DNA window GCCGGAAGGCTATCCGGTCAATTTCGGGGTCTGGTTTGACACGTATATCGGCATGATTTCAGGCAGCGAGTTCGTTACCGACGCTCCCTATTGGATAACGCTCGAGGCTGGAGTGGTCACCGCCATAGAGGAGCAATACCTGCCTTAAACTGCGCCCATCTTGCTTTCAGTTTTCTTTGGGTCTATATTTAAACTTATATCACCATTGCAAGCTGCTGGAATTATTTTAGAAATTTGCCACAAAGAAGCCCATTTTTTGGAACCAAGTCAAATCGAAGTCCCTCTAAGCGTAGACTAAAACCGGAGGTGGTTTGGGAATGAAGGTTCTTCAAATTCTTAGTTTGAGGTGGTCGAAGAGGGTGGTTGCTGTAGTTGTGGCAGCCGGCATGCTCCTTGCCCTCCTTCCCTCTGCCATAGCGGTAACCAGTTATATGAACCAAACGATGATATCGCCGATGCTGAGAAGATCTCATTAAGCTCAACCGAGGCCCAGAAGCACGACATGGACGCGGGCGACGTCGATTACATGAAGTTCTCGGCCACCTCGGGTGATGTCGTAACCGTAACCGTCATGGGTCTTGGAGTCTGCTCCGATGTCGATGTCGAGATCTTGGATCCGGCTAAGAAGAGTGTCACTACGGGCAGGGCCAAGCTCGTAGCCGATCAGGCCGCCGCGAGCGGTATGAATTGGAATACGCTTTACGTCGCGACCGGTGCGAACTTCCCCGACGCCCTGGCCGGTGGGGCGGCTCTGGCCAAGAACGGCGGGATAATGCTCCTGGTTGATCCGGCCAACTTGAGCAGCAACGCCGATGCCAAAGCTGCCATGCAGACCAATTCATCCAAGATAGGCAAGTGTTATCTTCTTGGTGGAAACGGAGCCCTCTCCGTCAAGGTCAAGGGCGAGATAGGCGTCATTGTCGGCAAATAGGCTTTAAGAGGATAACAGAACATAAAGAGGGGGCCGGGTTACCCGGCCCCCTCTTTATAAAACATCTACTCAAGAACCCGACATCGCAGCCTCATTTTACCCGATAGCTTATATTTACCCTGACCGTGACCTCCTCTTGACCCGGCTCGATGGTCGGATAGGCGTATTCGACTGGAGCGCCCGCCCCTAAATCATCTTTCTCAGAATAGACGGGAAACTGTTCTTCGTACATGTACAAGACCTTGCCGAGTCTCAGACCAAGGGCGGGGACGACGGCCTCGGCCTTCTTTCTGGCGTTCTCTATGGCGAGATCTCTAGCCTCGCTTAAGGCGGCTTCGGGGTCGTCGAGGCGGAAGGTGACCCCGTCGACCATGTTCATCCCGGCCTTGGCGGCCTCATCCAAAACCTTCTCTATCTTTTCGAAGTCCTTGAGCTTAACCTCTATCGATTCGTCAAATATGTAGCCGCTAGGCTTACCATAGGCGTCGTACTGGGGGGTGAGGCTATACCTGGTCGTCTTGATATCTGCCTCATCTATACCCAGCTTTTTAATGGCCTCGATAGCAGAGCCGACCTTCTTTGAGCTCTCGCCCATCAGGACTTTGGCGTTGCCGCCGCTTGCATTGTAGCCAAAGCTCATCACGGCCACATCGCTCTT harbors:
- a CDS encoding cell wall-binding repeat-containing protein — encoded protein: MVEEGGCCSCGSRHAPCPPSLCHSGNQLYEPNDDIADAEKISLSSTEAQKHDMDAGDVDYMKFSATSGDVVTVTVMGLGVCSDVDVEILDPAKKSVTTGRAKLVADQAAASGMNWNTLYVATGANFPDALAGGAALAKNGGIMLLVDPANLSSNADAKAAMQTNSSKIGKCYLLGGNGALSVKVKGEIGVIVGK
- a CDS encoding SIMPL domain-containing protein (The SIMPL domain is named for its presence in mouse protein SIMPL (signalling molecule that associates with mouse pelle-like kinase). Bacterial member BP26, from Brucella, was shown to assemble into a channel-like structure, while YggE from E. coli has been associated with resistance to oxidative stress.), coding for MEDQVKKVEVSDRLFKVIAILIAAILVNIAVGLIFRALDRDLPREMSFSGEGRAVVKSDVAVMSFGYNASGGNAKVLMGESSKKVGSAIEAIKKLGIDEADIKTTRYSLTPQYDAYGKPSGYIFDESIEVKLKDFEKIEKVLDEAAKAGMNMVDGVTFRLDDPEAALSEARDLAIENARKKAEAVVPALGLRLGKVLYMYEEQFPVYSEKDDLGAGAPVEYAYPTIEPGQEEVTVRVNISYRVK